A region from the Triticum aestivum cultivar Chinese Spring chromosome 3D, IWGSC CS RefSeq v2.1, whole genome shotgun sequence genome encodes:
- the LOC123078656 gene encoding mitogen-activated protein kinase 16 isoform X1 yields the protein MAKKGTDKGAFFTEYGEATRYQVGEVVGKGSYGVVASAVDTHTGEPVAIKKIDDVFEHVADATRILREIKLLRLLRHPDIVQIKHIMLPPSRREFRDIYIIFELMESDLHQVIKANDDLSPENHQFFFYQLLRGMKYIHAANVFHRDLKPKNILANADCKLKICDFGLARVSFNDTPSAIFWTDYVATRWYRAPELCGSFFSKYTPAIDIWSIGCIFAEMLTGRPLFPGKNVVHQLDLMTDLLGTPSAESISRIRNEKARRYLGNMKKKHPIPFSQKFPGVDPMALHLLERLLAFDPTDRPTAAEALADPYFTGLANSELEPTTQPISRLEFEFERRKLAREDVRELIYREILEYHPQMLHEYLRGGDQANFLYPSGVDRFKRQFVHLEEIGAKGEKTSPQLRQHASLPRERVIGSSDEPEKPNADYCIKLHVGEVPGHTSVTDGLNKPLLNTRNFLKSESIGASKCIVVKEKREKDEESMSDYMHEA from the exons ATGGCTAAAAAG GGCACGGATAAGGGGGCGTTCTTCACGGAGTACGGCGAGGCGACCCGGTACCAGGTCGGCGAAGTGGTCGGCAAAGGCAGCTACGGCGTTGTGGCGTCTGCCGTCGACACCCACACCGGCGAGCCCGTCGCCATCAAAAAGATCGACGACGTCTTCGAGCATGTCGCCGACGCCACCCGCATTCTCCGCGAGATCAAGCTGCTCCGCCTTCTGCGCCATCCAGACATCGTCCAGATCAAGCACATCATGCTCCCGCCGTCGCGCCGCGAGTTCCGTGACATCTACATTATCTTCGAGCTCATGGAGTCCGACCTCCACCAGGTCATCAAGGCCAACGACGACCTCAGCCCGGAGAACCATCAGTTCTTTTTCTACCAGCTGCTTCGTGGGATGAAGTACATACACGCTGCCAATGTCTTCCACCGGGACCTCAAGCCCAAGAACATTCTAGCCAATGCAGATTGCAAGCTCAAGATTTGCGACTTCGGCCTTGCTCGGGTTTCCTTCAACGACACCCCTTCTGCGATATTCTGGACG GATTATGTAGCAACAAGGTGGTATCGTGCTCCAGAATTATGTGGCTCCTTCTTTTCAAAG TATACTCCTGCAATTGATATTTGGAGCATAGGATGTATATTTGCCGAAATGCTTACAGGGAGGCCGCTCTTTCCTGGCAAAAATGTGGTACATCAATTGGATCTCATGACTGATCTACTCGGCACTCCTTCGGCAGAATCTATTTCTAGG ATTCGAAACGAAAAAGCTCGGCGATATTTGGGAAACATGAAAAAAAAGCATCCAATACCTTTTTCTCAGAAGTTTCCCGGTGTAGACCCCATGGCACTCCATTTGCTTGAGCGTCTTCTTGCTTTTGATCCCACAGATCGGCCAACCGCTGCAGAG GCCTTGGCAGACCCATACTTTACTGGATTGGCAAATTCTGAGCTCGAACCCACAACGCAACCCATCTCGAGACTTGAGTTTGAGTTTGAGAGAAGGAAGCTGGCCAGAGAGGATGTACGTGAATTAATTTACAGAGAG ATTTTAGAGTACCATCCTCAGATGTTGCATGAGTATCTTCGTGGTGGAGATCAGGCAAACTTTCTATACCCAAG TGGGGTGGATCGTTTCAAGAGGCAATTTGTTCATCTCGAAGAAATCGGTGCTAAGGGTGAAAAGACTAGCCCGCAGCTGCGGCAGCATGCTTCCTTACCAAG GGAAAGAGTTATCGGCAGCAGTGATGAGCCTGAAAAGCCAAATGCAGATTACTGTATAAAATTGCATGTAGGTGAGGTACCAGGTCACACATCGGTGACAGATGGCCTTAACAAGCCACTGTTGAACACTCGAAACTTCTTGAAGAGCGAAAGCATCGGTGCCTCCAAGTGCATCGTCGTCAAAGAAAAGCGAGAAAAAGAT GAGGAATCTATGTCTGACTATATGCATGAAGCATGA
- the LOC123078656 gene encoding mitogen-activated protein kinase 16 isoform X2, whose translation MAKKGTDKGAFFTEYGEATRYQVGEVVGKGSYGVVASAVDTHTGEPVAIKKIDDVFEHVADATRILREIKLLRLLRHPDIVQIKHIMLPPSRREFRDIYIIFELMESDLHQVIKANDDLSPENHQFFFYQLLRGMKYIHAANVFHRDLKPKNILANADCKLKICDFGLARVSFNDTPSAIFWTDYVATRWYRAPELCGSFFSKYTPAIDIWSIGCIFAEMLTGRPLFPGKNVVHQLDLMTDLLGTPSAESISRIRNEKARRYLGNMKKKHPIPFSQKFPGVDPMALHLLERLLAFDPTDRPTAAEALADPYFTGLANSELEPTTQPISRLEFEFERRKLAREDVRELIYRESTILRCCMSIFVVEIRQTFYTQVGWIVSRGNLFISKKSVLRVKRLARSCGSMLPYQGKELSAAVMSLKSQMQITV comes from the exons ATGGCTAAAAAG GGCACGGATAAGGGGGCGTTCTTCACGGAGTACGGCGAGGCGACCCGGTACCAGGTCGGCGAAGTGGTCGGCAAAGGCAGCTACGGCGTTGTGGCGTCTGCCGTCGACACCCACACCGGCGAGCCCGTCGCCATCAAAAAGATCGACGACGTCTTCGAGCATGTCGCCGACGCCACCCGCATTCTCCGCGAGATCAAGCTGCTCCGCCTTCTGCGCCATCCAGACATCGTCCAGATCAAGCACATCATGCTCCCGCCGTCGCGCCGCGAGTTCCGTGACATCTACATTATCTTCGAGCTCATGGAGTCCGACCTCCACCAGGTCATCAAGGCCAACGACGACCTCAGCCCGGAGAACCATCAGTTCTTTTTCTACCAGCTGCTTCGTGGGATGAAGTACATACACGCTGCCAATGTCTTCCACCGGGACCTCAAGCCCAAGAACATTCTAGCCAATGCAGATTGCAAGCTCAAGATTTGCGACTTCGGCCTTGCTCGGGTTTCCTTCAACGACACCCCTTCTGCGATATTCTGGACG GATTATGTAGCAACAAGGTGGTATCGTGCTCCAGAATTATGTGGCTCCTTCTTTTCAAAG TATACTCCTGCAATTGATATTTGGAGCATAGGATGTATATTTGCCGAAATGCTTACAGGGAGGCCGCTCTTTCCTGGCAAAAATGTGGTACATCAATTGGATCTCATGACTGATCTACTCGGCACTCCTTCGGCAGAATCTATTTCTAGG ATTCGAAACGAAAAAGCTCGGCGATATTTGGGAAACATGAAAAAAAAGCATCCAATACCTTTTTCTCAGAAGTTTCCCGGTGTAGACCCCATGGCACTCCATTTGCTTGAGCGTCTTCTTGCTTTTGATCCCACAGATCGGCCAACCGCTGCAGAG GCCTTGGCAGACCCATACTTTACTGGATTGGCAAATTCTGAGCTCGAACCCACAACGCAACCCATCTCGAGACTTGAGTTTGAGTTTGAGAGAAGGAAGCTGGCCAGAGAGGATGTACGTGAATTAATTTACAGAGAG AGTACCATCCTCAGATGTTGCATGAGTATCTTCGTGGTGGAGATCAGGCAAACTTTCTATACCCAAG TGGGGTGGATCGTTTCAAGAGGCAATTTGTTCATCTCGAAGAAATCGGTGCTAAGGGTGAAAAGACTAGCCCGCAGCTGCGGCAGCATGCTTCCTTACCAAG GGAAAGAGTTATCGGCAGCAGTGATGAGCCTGAAAAGCCAAATGCAGATTACTGTATAA